DNA from Stenotrophomonas acidaminiphila:
TTCGTCACCGTCGTCGACCGCGGCTCGATGGCCGCGGCGGCGCGTTCGCTGCACATCACCCCGGCCGCCGTGGCCCAGCAGATCCGCACGCTGGAACGCGAGCTGGGCGCGCCGCTGATCGCCCGCGCCGGGCGCACGGTCAGCGTCACCGCCGAGGGCGCGCGCATCCTGCAGCGCGCGCGCGACCTGCTGCGCGACGTCTCCGACCTGCGCAGCGTGGCCAACGAGAGCGGCATGGCCGGCGAGCTGCGGCTGGGCGCCTGCCCGACCGCGCTGGCCGGGCTGGTGCCGGACATCCTGGCGCGGATGGTGGCCAAGTTCCCCGAGATCAACGTGTTCATCCGCCCCGGCTACTCGGCCGACCTGTACGGCGCGGTGGAAGCCGGCGACCTGGACGCGGCGATGGTGCTGCAGGCGCCGTTCTCGCTGCCCAAGACCTGCGACTGGCAGCTGCTGCGCGAGGAACCGATGGTGGTGCTGGCGCCGGCACGGCTGGCCTCGCGCGATCCGCACGCGCTGCTGCGCGACGAGCCGCTGATCCGCTACGACCGCCATGAATGGGGCGGGCGCCAGGCCGACGAGTACCTGCGCCGGGTCGGCATCGTGCCGCGCGAGCGGTTCGAGCTCAACGCGCTCAACGCCATCGCGGTGATGGTGGACCGCGGGCTCGGCGTGTCGCTGGTGCCGGACTGGGCGCGGCCATGGCCCGAAGGCCTGGCGGTGGCGCGGCTGCCGCTGCCCGAACCGTGCGAGCCGCGCCGCATCGGCATGGTCTGGTCGCGCTCGTCGGTGCGCATCCGCCAGGTCAACGCGCTGCTGGAAGAAAGCCGCGCCGAACTGTTGCCCGGCAAGTCCTAGCCACGCCCGCCGCGCCCGGCCGGGCGCCCTGTGCGCATGCGCCGGAGCGGCGCGATCGGCAACAAATCCTAGGCAGTGAACATACGATTGCGCGCTTCTATCGTCATGAAGCCGCACCTAGTCTTCGGCCAAGACCGGCCGGTGCGTGGCCAGATCCCGTAGAGGATCGTCCTCCACCCCGGCCCGACGGGCGCAAGCCCGGACGCGATATCCGGCACGGTCGACTCCCCGGTCGTCGGCGCCGCAATCCACTTCGGGGGAGAGAATCAATGATCAAGCCACTTACGGCCGCCATCGGCATGGCCCTGCTCGCCGGCATGACCGGCGCCGCCTGGGCGCAGGACGCCGAGGACAAGCGCCAGGACAAGGCCATCGACCTGGACCAGGTGATCGTCACCGGTACCCGCACCGCCACCGCCATCGACAAGATTCCCGGCGCCATCACCCTGGTGTCCAAGGAAGAAGTGCAGCGCACGCTGAGCCTGACCGAAGACGCGACCGCGGTGCTGGCGCGTACCGTTCCCGGCTACGCCGAGTCGTCGCAGGCGATGAGCAACACCGGCGAAACCCTGCGCGGCCGCATCGCGCTGCGCCTGTTCGACGGCATCCCGCAGGGCTCGCCGCTGCGCGAGGGCAACCGCAACGGCACCTTCACCGACATGGGCGTGGTCGGCCGCATCGAGGTGATCAACGGCCCGTCCGCCTCCGAAGGCATCGGCGCGGCCGGCGGCATCATCAACTACATCTCCAAGGTGCCGACCGTCGAGGGCCACGAGACCGAGGTTGTGTCGCGCTACTCCACCCAGTTCGGCGACGACAGCGCCGGCTGGAAGCTGGGCGTGAACCACGCCTACAAGGGCGACGACGTGGATGCGCTGCTGAGCGCGTCGTACATCGACCGCGGCATTTCCTACGACGGCAATGGCCGCCGCATCGGCATGAACACCAGCGGCTCGACCTCCGATTCCGAGGCCCGCAACCTGTTCCTGAAGGCCGGCTACAACTTCGGCGAATCCGGCGCGCAGCGCCTGCAGGCCAGCTACAGCCGCTTCAAGATCGAAGGCAAGGCCAACTACCGCCAGGTCGAAGGCTGCCGCTACGACCCGGTGACCTGCCCCGTGCCGACCACCAATACCTCCGAGCGCGGCGCCGTCGCCGGCTCGCTGGCCGAGTTCAACGACTTCACCCAGTTCGCGCTGAACTACAGCAACGGCGACCTGTTCGGCGGCACCCTGGTGGCCGACTACTACTGGGCCGACCAGGCCATGCGCTACCTGCCGGAGAACGGCGACGACAAGCAGCTGGTCAAGGTCGGCCCCGGTTTCGACGAGAACCAGCGCATCTTCGACCAGTCCGAAATCACCTCGAAGAAACAGGGCCTGCGCAGCTCCTGGACCCGCGGCGACGTGTTCGGCGTGGAAGGCCTGCAGCTGCGCGCCGGCGTGGACCTGGTCAAGGACGAGGCCGCGCAGCGGCTGGCGCTGACCGACCGCCTGTGGGTGCCGCCGATGAAGTACAGCAGCACCGCGCCGTACGCGCAGCTGACCTGGGACATCGGCCCGGTGACGCTGAGCGGCGGCCTGCGCCGCGAGGACGGCGAGCTCAAGGTCGACAGCTACACCACCACCGCCTACCGCAACAGCGTGTTCGTGCAGGGTGGCGGGCTCAAGTACACCGAGAACATGAAGAACCTCGGCGCGATCTGGCGCGTGACCGACGAGCTGTCGGTGTTCGCCTCCTACGGCGAAGGTTTCGGCCTGCCGAACATCGGCATCCCGCTGCGCAACATCAACGTGCCGGGGCAGTCGGTGGACCGCATCGCCGACCTGCAGGCGATCATCGTCGACAACCGCGAGTACGGCTTCAACTGGCGCGGCGACCGTGGCGCGCTGGGCATGTCCTACTACGACAGCCGCTCGGAGTTCGGCACCTCGCTGGCCATCGACCCGCGCACCAATGACTTCATCCTCAGCCGCGCACCGACCCGCATCAAGGGCTTCGAAGCCAACGGCGAATGGCGCTTCAGCGACGCCTGGAAGGTCACCGCGCTGTACTCGCGCATCCGCGGCACCACCGAGTACTACCCGGGCTCGGGCCTGATCAAGAAGATGGGCGTGCTGGACATCAACCCGGACAAGATCGGCGCCTCGGTGGCGTGGAACTTCCTGCCCGAAGCCAATGTCACCCTCGGCGCCACCAAGCTGCTGGACCGCGACCTGCGCGCCACCCACACCCGTCCGGACACCGGCACGGTGTACCGCAACGAGGAGAACACCGAAGGCTACGTGCTGTTCGACCTGGTGGTGAACTACGACACCGGCCGCTACGGCAAGCTGTCGCTGGGCATCGAGAACCTGTTCGACAAGCAGTACATCCTCAGCTGGTCGCAGCTGCCGGGCTGGCAGAACTACTGGTCCGGCCGTGGCCGCATGGTCTCGCTGAGCCACAGCATCAAGTTCTGATCGCGTCACCCCCAGCGGCGTCCCGGTTCACCGGGGCGCCGCTTTCGTTTGCACCCCGCGCGCGCCGGCATCACCCCGGCATCGCTGTGGCCTGAAGCAAGCGGACTTCCCTTTGCGCCGGCGCGCCCTGCGTCTAGGCTGGTCCCGGCAAGGCGCACCCGGCGCCAATGCACGCCCCGCTCCCTTCCGCGCCTCGACGGCCGGCCATACGGAACCGCAGCATGCACTCCACGGCATCCACAACCGGCACCACCGCATCCCCGGCAGGGCGATCGCCCGCGCGCTGGCTGCTGGCGGTGCTGCTGGCCGCCGCCTGCGCCGCGCCGGCCGGCGCCCGCGACGACGACCGCTGGCAGCGGCTGGACGCCTTCCTGCAGGACACTACCGGCCCCGGCCGTTTTCCCGGCGCGGTGGCGGTGGTCGAGCACCAGGGCCGCGTGGTCTTCCGCGGCCATCGCGGCCATGCCGACAGCGCCGGCACCCGGCCGCTGCGCGAGGACAGCATCTTCCGCATCTACTCGATGACCAAGCCGGTGACCTCGGTGGCGGTGCTGATGCTGATGGAGGAAGGCCGGCTGTCGCTGGACGATCCACTGTCGCGTTACCTGCCGGCACTCGCCGACCGCCAGGTGGTGGTCGGCGGCGATCCCGCGCATCCGCGGCTGGCGCCGTCGCCCAGGGCGATCACCCTGCGCCACCTGCTGACCCATACCAGCGGGCTGGCCGCGGACCCGGCCGCGCACCCGGTCGCCAGCGGGCTGCTGGACGCCGCCGGCGTCGACGGCGCCACGTCGCTGGCGGACGTGGCCGCGCGGCTGGCAAACGTGCCGCTGGCCGACGCGCCCGGCACCCACTTCCATTACGAAGGCAGCAACACCGAACTGCTGGCGCGGGTGGTGGAGGTGGTCAGCGGCCAGCCGTTCGCGCGGTTCCTGCAGCAGCGCATCCTTGATCCGCTGGCGATGCACGACACCGGCTTCGAGGTGCCTGTCGCCCAGCGCGGACGCGTGGTCGAACTGCCCACCAGCGGCGACGGCGGCCGCCTGCGCCTGGCCGATACCGCCAGCGCCCGCACCCCCGGCGTACGCCTGAAGGGTTACGACAGCGGCGCCGGCGGCCTGTATTCCACCGCCGCCGATTACCTGCGGTTCGCGCACATGCTGCTCGACGGCGGCCGCGGCAACGGGCGGCAGCTGCTGTCGCGCAAGACCATCGATCTGATGATGGCCGACCAGCTCGGCGGCTTCGCGCCGGCGGTGGCCAGCCAGGGGCCGGGCGAAGGCTTCGGCCTCGGCGGGTATGTCGTCACCGACCCCGCCGCGCGCGGCAGGCTGGGCAGCGCCGGCCAGTTCGGCTGGTCGGGTGCCGCATCGACCTACTTCACCATCGACCGCCGCGAGCAGCTGGTGGCGATCCTGATGCTGCAGTACCTGCCCGCTGGCGACCGGCCGCTGGCCTCGCCTTCGACCCGCTTCTACAACCTCGTCTACCAGGCCATTCCATGAGCTCCACCGTCCTCGTTGCCGGCTCGGCCAATCTCGATTTCGTGGTGCGCGCCGCGCACGTGCCGGCGCCGGGCGAAACCGTGCTCGGCCGCGACTTCCAGACCTTCCCCGGCGGCAAGGGCGCCAACCAGGCCGTGGCCTGCGCGCGCGCCGGCGGCGCCGATACGCGCATGCTGCTGGCGCTGGGCGAGGACGACTTCGCCAGGCCCATCGAAACCTCCCTGCGCGATGCCGGCGTGCAGCTGCATCTCGTGCGCGACGCACGGTTGCCGACCGGCACCGCCTTCGTCTGCCTGTCCGACGACGCCGAGAACGCCATCACCGTCGCGCCCGGCGCCAACCTGGCGCTGCAACCGGCGCACCTGCCGCCGCTGGACGGGGTGCAATGGCTGCTGCTGCAGCTGGAAACCCCGCTCGATGCCGTGCTGGCCTACGCACGCGCCGCACGCGCGGCCGGGGTCAAGGTGGCGCTCAACGCCGCACCGGCGCAGGTGCTGCCGGCGGCGCTGCTGGCGCAACTGGACATGCTGATCGTCAACGAGGGCGAACTGGCCGTGGTCGCCGGCCACCCGCCGGACCTGGCCACCGGCCTGGCGCGGCTGCAGGTGCCGTGCGTGATCGTCACCCTGGGCGCGCGCGGCTGCCTGGCGCGCAGCGAGGGCCGCATCCTGCTGCAGCCGGCGTTCGCCATCGAACCGGTGGATACCACCGCCGCCGGCGATACGTTCTGCGGCACGCTGGTGGCGTCACTGGCGCGCGGCAAGACGCTGCAACAGGCGCTGCTCGGCGCCAGCGCCGCGTCTGCGCTGGCCTGCACCCGGCTGGGGGCGCAGGCCAGCATCCCCGACCATGCCGAGGTCGCCGCACTGCTGGCCGATGCCGCCCGCGTCCCCGCTGCCGACGCCCATGCCGCGCTGGCGACCGCCTGCGCGCTCTGACCCTTTCCGTTTTCCGCTGGATGAATGCCATGACCACGCCGTACACCACGCCCGATTACGACAACGAAGCCGCCGACCACGGGCGTGAGGCGATCACCACCGAGTACAAGTTCTCCCACGTCACCACCGGCCGCTACCTGCCCACCCCGGGCAAGGCGCCAGCCTGGCCGTTCGCCGACATCGGCAGCTGGATGATCGACGCCAACGCCAGCGCCGGTGACTGGCTGACCGAACTGAAGGACTGGCGCCGCGAGCACCTGGTGCGGATCGGCTACACCGACGTGAACTACCGGCGCCCGGAGCTGCAGTGGGCGCAGCGCAACTTCGTGCACGCGCAGATGATGGTCGAGGACCGCTATTTCTTCGACGTGGACACCGCGCAGTACACCGTGGACAGGTACCTGGACGACCTGGTCGCGCGCTTCGGCGGGATCGATTCGGTGCTGATCTGGTACGTCTACCCGAACATCGGCATCGACGACCGCAACCAGTTCGACCTGGCGCACACCCTGCCCGGCGGCCTGGAAGGCTTGAAGGCCGCGGTGCAGGCGTTCCAGAAGCGCGGCGTGCGCGTGTTCCTGCCGGCCAAGCCGTGGGACCACGGCACCCGCGACCCGGGCGTGACGCACTGGGACGGGATGGCGCAGATCATCCAGGCCACCGGCGCCGACGGCATCAACGGCGACACCTTCAACGGCGTGCCGCGCGCGTTCTTCGACGCCTGCGATGCCAACGGCAACCCGGTGGTGGTGCAGCCCGAGTCGACCATCAGCTCGGAGGAACAGCTGATCTGGAACGTGCAGAGCTGGGGCAAGAAGGCGCCTGATGGCCCGGTGCCGCCGGTGTCCAAGTGGAAGTGGCTGGAGCCGCGGCACATGGTCAACTACGAGAACCGCTGGGGCCGCAACCGCAACCACGACCTGCAGTACTGCTTCTTCAACGGCATCGGCTACAACGCCTGGGAGAACATCTGGGGCATCTGGAACCAGTTCACCGCGCGTGACGGCGAAACGCTGCGCCGCATCGCCGCGATCTACCGCCAGTTCCCGCAGCTGGTGGTGTCGCAGGACTGGGAGCCGTACCAGGTCTGCTACCAGGGCGGCATCTTCGCCAGCCGGTTCCCGGTAGAGGGCCTGTGCCTGCATACCTTCATCAACCGCAACGAATACGCGGTCAACGGCGAGCAGATCGGCCTGCCGCACGTGGACGGCACGCGCTACTACGACGTGTGGCACGGCGTGGAACTGTCGCCGTCGATCCGTGACGGCGTGGCGGTGATCGAACTGCCGATGGAAGCACGGGGCTTCGGCGCGGTGCTGAGCGTCGGCCCGGGCGTGGTGCTGGACGGCTTGGACGCGTTCCTGGCCGAGACCGCGCGGCGCGCGGTACAGCCGCTCAACAGCTACTCCGGCGCCTGGAAGGCGGCCCCGCAGCAGTTGCGCGCGATCGCGCCGACGCCGCCGCAGGCCAGCGCGCCGGCGGGCATGGTCACCATTCCGGCCGGGGAGTTCGTGTTCGCCGTCGGCGGGGTCGAGATCGAGGGCTTCAACTGGGCCGGCCAGGACGTGCAGTTCCCGTGGGAGGACTGCCCGCGTCGCCACCACCGCCGGCGCATGCGGATGGACGCGTTCCACATCGACCGTCATCCGGTGACCAACGCGCAGTTCAAGGCGTTCATCGACGCCACCGGCTACCACCCGGCCGACGACATCAATTTCCTCGCCCACTGGGTGGACGGCGCGCCGCGCCCCGGCTGGGGCAACAAGCCGGTGACCTGGGTATCGCTGGAGGACGCGCGCGCCTACGCCGCGTGGGCCGGCAAGCGCCTGCCGCACGAATGGGAATGGCAGTACGCCGCACAGGGCAGCGATGGCCGGCTGTATCCGTGGGGCAACGACTGGGACCCGGCCCGGGTGCCGCGGGTGAACCGCGGCCGCCGCATCCTGCCGCCGGACGACGTCGACGCGCACCCGGACGGCGCCAGCCCGTTCGGCGTGGAGGACCTGGTCGGCAACGTGTGGCAGTGGACCGACGAGTTCGTCGACGAGCACACCCGCGCGGCGATCCTGCGCGGCGGTTCCAGCTACCAGCCGCAGACCTCGCACTGGTACTTCCCGCAGGCCTACCGGCTGGACCAGCACGGCAAGTACCTGCTGATGGCGCCGGCCAAGGACCGCAGCGGCATGCTCGGCTTCCGCTGCGTGGTGGACGCGGCATGAGCGCGGCGATCAGCAGCGGCCAGCAGCTGGCCGCGCCCGCGGCGGTGCGGCTCGACGGCCTGTTCGGGCAGATGCTGGCGGCCAACCGCGGCGGCCGGCTGAGCCACTTCATCGTCGATGAGGACAGCCCGTCGATCCGCATCTTCGGCCAGGCGCACAAGCAGCAGAACCAGGAAGGCGATTGGTACGGCGAGCATGCCGGCAAATGGCTCTCCGCCACCGCCCGCGCGGTGGCGCAGGGCGGGCAGCCACAGCTGCAGGCCAACCTGCGCCGCGTGGCCGACTGGCTGGTCAGCCAGCAGGACGATGACGGCTACCTCGGCAATTACGCCGCCGACCGCCGCTTCACCGTGCCGCAGCCGCCGCGGCCGGAAAGCTGGAACGGCGAGCCGGCGCTGCGCACCTGGGACATCTGGACCCACAGCTACCTGATCCTGGGGTTCCTGGAAACCTGGCGCGCGTTGCGCGACGACCGCTACCTGCAGGCCGCGCGGCGCATCGCCGACCTGTGCTGGCAGGCGCTGGAATCGGGCATCGACATCACCACGCTGGGCAACCACCACGGCATGTCCGCCACGGTGCTGCTGGACCCGGCCGCCGACCTGTACCTGGCCACCGGCGAACCCCGCTATCTGGCGCTGGCCGAGAAGATCCTGCAGCAGGCCAACGCCAACCCACGCCTGGCGCTGCTGGACAAGGCGCTGGCCGGCGAGGACGCGGCCTTCATCGCCACCGGCAAGGCCTACCAGCTGTGCTGGAACCTGGTCGGGCTGGCCAAGCTGTACAAGGCCACCGGCAAGGACGAGTACCGCGTCGCGGTCGATACGCTGTGGCACAACATCCGCGCCCATCACCTCACCCTGGGCGGCGGCCCGTGGGGCGGCGTGGCGCACCGGTCGCGTGAAGTGTTCAACGCGCCGCGCACGTTCTTCCCGCAGGCCTACGTGGAAACCTGCTCGGTGCTGGCATGGATGCAGCTGAACCGCGAACTGCTCGCGATCACCGGCCACGCGCGTTACGCCGACGAACTGGAACGCACCGCCTACAACGACCTGCTGGCGGCGATGGCACCCGATGGCGAGGACTGGTGCTACTACACCTTCCCCAACGGCAAGCGGGTACACACCACCTACTGGCGCTGCTGCAAGTCCTCCGGCGCGATGGCGGTGGAGGAACTGCCGCAGGTCGCCTACGGCACCAGCGCCGACGGCAGCCTGCGGGTCAACCTGTACGGCGCCGGGCAGGCGACCCTGCAGCACCCGGAGGCCGGCGCGGTGACGCTGCAGCAGCACACGCGCTATCCGTTCGATGGCCGGATCACGCTGCGGGTGACACCGGAAAACCGCGCCAGCTTCGGCATCGGCCTGCGCATCCCCGGCTGGGCCGAGGGCGCGCGCATCCAGGTCAACGGCGTCGAGGTGCCGGTGCAGGCGGGTGCCGACGGCTTCGTGCTGCTGCGGCGGCAATGGCAGGCCGGTGACATGGTCAGCGTGGTGCTGCCGTTGCGGCCACAGCTGCAGCGCGCGGCCAACATCAACGTGCAGGAATCGCGCGCGCCGGATGGCTCGCCGGTGGCGCAGGAGGTGCTGCGCTGGGAATACATCGGCCTGACCTACGGCCCGCTGGTGTACGCCACCGGGCTGATCGACGGCTACAAGACCGACGAGACGGTACGGTTGCCGGCCGGCGATCCGTCGAACTGGCTGCAGGTCGGAGACGACCAGGGCGAAGGCGCGCCGGTGACGATGCGGCTGGACTGCCGCGCGCCGCTGGTGTTCGAGCCCTACTACCGCTGCGGCGGGCGCGAGCACGGTGTCTGGCGGCTGACCTGGCTGTCGCTGGCGCCGTGAAGACGCCGGCCCCGCGGCCATTCACCGCTTTAAGTCCTCGCTGAAAATACCCGCACGATATGTTTCTTCCCGGCCACGCGGAGGAAACTGCAATCAAGGAATCGAGCGCACCCCATGACAGGAAGCCCCAGCCCCTCTCCCTTCGACATCGCCCGTCGCGACGGCGCCAGCGGCCCGCTCAGTGGCGTACGCGTGCTCGATCTCAGCGCGTACATCGCCGGCCCCTACGGCTGCACGCTGCTGGCCGACCAGGGCGCGGAAGTGATCAAGGTGGAGCCGCCAACCGGCGACAACCTGCGCAAGTACCCGTCCACGCTGGAAGCGGAAAGCCGCGCCTTCCTGGGCGTCAACCGCTCCAAGCGCGGCGTGGTGCTGGACCTGAAGCAGCCCGACCAGCGCGCGGTGCTGATGCGCCTGGTGCGCGAGGCCGACGTGCTGGTGCACAACTTCCGCCCGGACGTGCCGGCGCGGCTGGGCATCGACTTCGACAGCCTGCAGCGGCTCAACCCGCGGCTGGTGTACTGCGCGGTCACCGGCTACGGCGAGACCGGGCCGCTGCGCGACAAGGCCGGCTACGACCAGGTGCTGCAGACCATGACCGGGATGTGCGCCATGCAGGGCAAGCCCGGCGGTGCCCCGGAGATCCTCTACGGCTCGGTGGTGGACTACTACGCCGCCGCGCTGGTGGCCGCGGGCGTGTCCTCGGCGCTGTACGAGCGTGAACGCAGCGGCGAAGGCCAGTACGTGGGCGTGTCGCTGCTGCGCAGCGCGCTGACCATGCAGTCGGCTCGGATGATCTGGGCCGAAGGCGAACCGGAGGCGGTGGGTCGCGACATGCGCTCGGGTGGCGTCACCGGCATCCATCCCACCGCCGACGGCTGGCTCTACATCTCGGCCAACACGCCGCATTTCTGGCAGGCGCTGTGCGAGAAGACCGGGCTGCCGGAACTGGCCACGGACCCGCGCTACGACACCGTGCGCAAGCGCGCCGCGCACTCGGACGAACTGCTGGCGCGGCTGCATGCGGCGCTGGCCGCGCGCGGCGCGCTGGAATGGGAAGCGCTGTTCGGCGAGGACGTGCCGTGCGCGGCCGCGCGCAAGGTCGAGGACATGTTCGAGCACCCGCAGGTGCAGGCCGGCGGAATGATCACCACGCTGCCGCACCCGGTGCTGGGCAGCTACCGCGGCATCACCCGCCCCATCGTGTTCGGCCGCACCCCCGGCCCGCAGCCGTTCGCCGCGCCGGTGTTCGACCAGGACACCGCCGCGGTGCTCGCGCGTGTCGCCGACGACGACGCCACGCCCTGACCAGGAACCCGCCATGACCCGATCCAAGCTCGCCCAGCTGCGTGAACTGTCCGTCGTGGTCGCCGATACCGGCGACTACGACGCCATCAAGCGTCTGCGCCCGGTCGACTGCACCACCAACCCGACGCTGGTGCGCAAGGCGCTGGACCTGCCGGTGTACGCCGGGCTGATCGAACGCGAACTGGAATGGGGCCGCGCCCAGCCCGGCGACCGCGCCGAGGTCGCCAGGGCCGTGGTCGACCGCCTGACCATCGGCGTGGGCACGATGCTGGCCGCGCTGGTGCCGGGCCGCGTTTCCACCGAGGTCGATGCCGACCAGGCCCACGACACCGCCGCGACCATCGCCAAGGCGCGCCAGTTCATCGCCATGTACGAAGCGGCCGGCGTGCCGCGCGACAAGGTGCTGATCAAGATCGCCGCCACCTGGGCCGGGGTGGAAGCCACCCGCGTGCTGCAGGCCGAGGGCATCGACTGCAACCTGACGCTGATCTTCAACCCGACCCAGGCGCTGGCCTGTTCGGAAGCCGGCGCGTTCCTGATCTCGCCGTTCGTGGGCCGCATCCTGGACTGGTACGTGGCCCATGGCCAGGCGCCGGCCAGCATCGACGAGGACCCGGGCGTGCGGTTCGTGCGCGGGTGTACGCCGAGTTCAAGCGCCGCGGTTCGCCGACGGTGGTGATGGGCGCCTCGTTCCGCTCGACCGCGCAGATCGAGGCGCTGGCCGGCTGCGACCGCCTGACCATCTCGCCGGACCTGCTGGAAAAGCTCGACGCCGACCTGGGCGAGCTGCCGCGCAGGCTGGTGCCGGGCGCCGCCGAGGCGGTGCACGTCGCGCCGATCGACCAGGCGAAGTTCGACGCGGACATGGCCGCCGACCCGATGGCCACCGAGAAGCTGGCCACCGGCATCGACGCTTTCGCCAAGGACCTGCAGGCGCTGCGCGAGCGCATCGCCGCGCGGTTGGGCTGAGGCCGGCATGCGCACGCTGCGCAATCCGTTTCCGCTGCTGATCGCCACCGGCCTGTCCCTGCTGGCGAGCGCCTGCGCCACGCCCGCCGCGCGCCCCGCGGTGCCCGAGATCCGTCCGGGCGTCGCCCGTGGCTATCTGGAGACGGAGCAGCTGCCGGACAGCATCGCCCTGCTGCCGCCGCCACCCGCGCCGGGCTCGGCCGCGTTCGCGCTGGACGAACAGGTCAACCAGGCCCGTACCCTGCGCGGCACGCCACGCTGGCAGCAGGCCATCGCCGACGCCAACCTGCAGTTCCCCGAGGCCGCGTCGATCTTCGCCTGCGCCATCGGCACCCGCATCGACGCAGCCGGCACGCCGCGCCTGTACGGCCTGCTGCGCCGCACCGGCACCGACGCGGCGGTGGTCAGCGACGCCGCCAAGCACCGCTACAACCGCACGCGGCCGTTCATGGTCAACGGCGAGCCTACCTGCACGCCGGACAAGGAAGCCGGGCTGGCGGAGAACGGCTCGTATCCGTCGGGCCACACGTCCATCGGCTGGGCCTGGGCGCTGATCCTGGCCGAGCTGGCGCCGGACCGCAGCGACGCCATCCTCGCCCGTGGCCGCAGCTATGGCGAAAGCCGGCTGGTGTGCAACGTGCACTGGCACAGCGACGTGCTCTCGGGGCGGTTCATGGGATCGGCGGTGGTCGCACGCCTGCACGCCGACCCGCGGTTCCG
Protein-coding regions in this window:
- a CDS encoding LysR family transcriptional regulator, which gives rise to MPRAGPCCSVAPEPKGIAVETQFLNTFVTVVDRGSMAAAARSLHITPAAVAQQIRTLERELGAPLIARAGRTVSVTAEGARILQRARDLLRDVSDLRSVANESGMAGELRLGACPTALAGLVPDILARMVAKFPEINVFIRPGYSADLYGAVEAGDLDAAMVLQAPFSLPKTCDWQLLREEPMVVLAPARLASRDPHALLRDEPLIRYDRHEWGGRQADEYLRRVGIVPRERFELNALNAIAVMVDRGLGVSLVPDWARPWPEGLAVARLPLPEPCEPRRIGMVWSRSSVRIRQVNALLEESRAELLPGKS
- a CDS encoding TonB-dependent receptor; protein product: MIKPLTAAIGMALLAGMTGAAWAQDAEDKRQDKAIDLDQVIVTGTRTATAIDKIPGAITLVSKEEVQRTLSLTEDATAVLARTVPGYAESSQAMSNTGETLRGRIALRLFDGIPQGSPLREGNRNGTFTDMGVVGRIEVINGPSASEGIGAAGGIINYISKVPTVEGHETEVVSRYSTQFGDDSAGWKLGVNHAYKGDDVDALLSASYIDRGISYDGNGRRIGMNTSGSTSDSEARNLFLKAGYNFGESGAQRLQASYSRFKIEGKANYRQVEGCRYDPVTCPVPTTNTSERGAVAGSLAEFNDFTQFALNYSNGDLFGGTLVADYYWADQAMRYLPENGDDKQLVKVGPGFDENQRIFDQSEITSKKQGLRSSWTRGDVFGVEGLQLRAGVDLVKDEAAQRLALTDRLWVPPMKYSSTAPYAQLTWDIGPVTLSGGLRREDGELKVDSYTTTAYRNSVFVQGGGLKYTENMKNLGAIWRVTDELSVFASYGEGFGLPNIGIPLRNINVPGQSVDRIADLQAIIVDNREYGFNWRGDRGALGMSYYDSRSEFGTSLAIDPRTNDFILSRAPTRIKGFEANGEWRFSDAWKVTALYSRIRGTTEYYPGSGLIKKMGVLDINPDKIGASVAWNFLPEANVTLGATKLLDRDLRATHTRPDTGTVYRNEENTEGYVLFDLVVNYDTGRYGKLSLGIENLFDKQYILSWSQLPGWQNYWSGRGRMVSLSHSIKF
- a CDS encoding ribokinase, with product MSSTVLVAGSANLDFVVRAAHVPAPGETVLGRDFQTFPGGKGANQAVACARAGGADTRMLLALGEDDFARPIETSLRDAGVQLHLVRDARLPTGTAFVCLSDDAENAITVAPGANLALQPAHLPPLDGVQWLLLQLETPLDAVLAYARAARAAGVKVALNAAPAQVLPAALLAQLDMLIVNEGELAVVAGHPPDLATGLARLQVPCVIVTLGARGCLARSEGRILLQPAFAIEPVDTTAAGDTFCGTLVASLARGKTLQQALLGASAASALACTRLGAQASIPDHAEVAALLADAARVPAADAHAALATACAL
- a CDS encoding sulfatase-modifying factor protein, with the protein product MTTPYTTPDYDNEAADHGREAITTEYKFSHVTTGRYLPTPGKAPAWPFADIGSWMIDANASAGDWLTELKDWRREHLVRIGYTDVNYRRPELQWAQRNFVHAQMMVEDRYFFDVDTAQYTVDRYLDDLVARFGGIDSVLIWYVYPNIGIDDRNQFDLAHTLPGGLEGLKAAVQAFQKRGVRVFLPAKPWDHGTRDPGVTHWDGMAQIIQATGADGINGDTFNGVPRAFFDACDANGNPVVVQPESTISSEEQLIWNVQSWGKKAPDGPVPPVSKWKWLEPRHMVNYENRWGRNRNHDLQYCFFNGIGYNAWENIWGIWNQFTARDGETLRRIAAIYRQFPQLVVSQDWEPYQVCYQGGIFASRFPVEGLCLHTFINRNEYAVNGEQIGLPHVDGTRYYDVWHGVELSPSIRDGVAVIELPMEARGFGAVLSVGPGVVLDGLDAFLAETARRAVQPLNSYSGAWKAAPQQLRAIAPTPPQASAPAGMVTIPAGEFVFAVGGVEIEGFNWAGQDVQFPWEDCPRRHHRRRMRMDAFHIDRHPVTNAQFKAFIDATGYHPADDINFLAHWVDGAPRPGWGNKPVTWVSLEDARAYAAWAGKRLPHEWEWQYAAQGSDGRLYPWGNDWDPARVPRVNRGRRILPPDDVDAHPDGASPFGVEDLVGNVWQWTDEFVDEHTRAAILRGGSSYQPQTSHWYFPQAYRLDQHGKYLLMAPAKDRSGMLGFRCVVDAA
- a CDS encoding CoA transferase — encoded protein: MTGSPSPSPFDIARRDGASGPLSGVRVLDLSAYIAGPYGCTLLADQGAEVIKVEPPTGDNLRKYPSTLEAESRAFLGVNRSKRGVVLDLKQPDQRAVLMRLVREADVLVHNFRPDVPARLGIDFDSLQRLNPRLVYCAVTGYGETGPLRDKAGYDQVLQTMTGMCAMQGKPGGAPEILYGSVVDYYAAALVAAGVSSALYERERSGEGQYVGVSLLRSALTMQSARMIWAEGEPEAVGRDMRSGGVTGIHPTADGWLYISANTPHFWQALCEKTGLPELATDPRYDTVRKRAAHSDELLARLHAALAARGALEWEALFGEDVPCAAARKVEDMFEHPQVQAGGMITTLPHPVLGSYRGITRPIVFGRTPGPQPFAAPVFDQDTAAVLARVADDDATP
- a CDS encoding acid phosphatase gives rise to the protein MRTLRNPFPLLIATGLSLLASACATPAARPAVPEIRPGVARGYLETEQLPDSIALLPPPPAPGSAAFALDEQVNQARTLRGTPRWQQAIADANLQFPEAASIFACAIGTRIDAAGTPRLYGLLRRTGTDAAVVSDAAKHRYNRTRPFMVNGEPTCTPDKEAGLAENGSYPSGHTSIGWAWALILAELAPDRSDAILARGRSYGESRLVCNVHWHSDVLSGRFMGSAVVARLHADPRFRRDMDAARVELAMARRRGTAPVAGCEATAAALAQPLPAAAY